The sequence CGCGAGCACCAGATCCGCCGACGCGGCGGCCCGCAGCCGCTCCGCGATGACCTCCCACGGCTTGAGCCGGTCCGAGAGCGAGACGGTCGCGTAGTCGTGGCCCAGCGGCGCCCCCGCCCTGGCCGCCGCCGCGTTGGCCGCCGTCACCCCGGGCAGCACCCGCACCGGCACGTCCGCGTACGCGTCCTGCGACGCCACTTCGAGGACGGCCGTCGCCATCGCGAAGACGCCAGGGTCGCCGCCGGACACCACGGCCACCCGCCGCCCCCGCCGGGCCAGATCGAGCGCGAACTCGGCCCGCTCCGACTCCACCTTGTTGTCCGAGCCGTGCCGTATCTGCCCCGGCCGGACCGGCACCCGGTCCAGATACGTGGTGTAGCCGACCAGGTCGTCGGCGGCGGCCAGCGCCCCGCGCGTCTCGGGCGTCAGCCACAGCGGGCCTGCCGGACCCGTGCCGACGACCGCCACCTCGCCGTCGCCCGGGGCGCGTTCGGGACGGGCGTCGATCCGGCTCGGCAGCACGGCGACCGCGAAGTACGGCACCGAGTCCGCGTCCGTGTCCGCGAGTTCGCCCAGCCGCTCGCCCGCCATCGTGGCCCGCTCGACATAGCGGGCCTCGGGCAGCCGGCCCGACGCCTCGAACGCGCGGCGCACGGCGGGGAAGGTGCGGCCGAGCTTCATCACCACGGCCGCGTCGGTCGCGGCCAGCCTGGCCGTCAGCTCCTCCTCCGGCAGGGTGCCGGGCAGGATCGTCAGGACCTCCTCGCCCTCCGCGAGCGGGGTGCCGAGCCGCGCGGCGGCGGCGCTGACCGAGGTGACCCCGGGGACGACCTCGGTGGGGTAACGGTCGGCCAGCCGCTTGTGCATGTGCATGTACGAGCCGTAGAACATGGGGTCGCCCTCGGCGAGCACGGCGACCGTGCGCCCCGCGTCCAGATGCACGGCGAGCCGGGCCGCCGCCTCGGTGTAGAAGTCCTCCATCGCGCCCCGGTAGCCGCCCGGGTGGTCCGTGGTCTCCGTCGTGACGGGGTAGACCAGGGCCTCCTCGATGTGGTCGGCGCGCAGGTGCTTCGCCGCGATGGACCGGGCGATCGACCGGCCGTGCCGGGCACTGTGGTAGGCGACGACGTCCGCCCCGGCGATGACCTCCACCGCGCGCAGGGTCATCAGGTTCGGGTCGCCGGGGCCGAGACCGACCCCGTACAGCCGTCCCGTCTTCTGCTCGCTCACGGTCACTCTTCCTCGCTGGCGATGGCGTTGAGCGCGGCGGCGGCGATGGCGCTCCCGCCCCGCCGGCCGCGCACGATCAGGTGGTCAAGACCGGACGGATGGGCGGCCAGGGCGTCCTTGGACTCGGCGGCGCCGACGAAGCCGACCGGCACTCCGATGACCGCCGCCGGGCGCGGGGCCCCCTCCTCGATCATTTCGAGCAGCCGGAACAGGGCGGTCGGCGCGTTCCCGACGGCGACGACCGCACCCTCCAGGCGGTCCCGCCACAGCTCCAGGGCCGCCGCCGACCGGGTCGTGCCCAGCTCCGCCGCGAGCCCGGGGACGGACGGGTCGGACAGGGTGCACACCACCTCGTTGCCGGCGGGCAGCCGCTTGCGGGTGACACCGCTGGCGACCATGGCCACGTCGCACAGGATGGGCGCGCCGGCCCGCAGCGCGGCGCGGGCGCGGGCGACCGCGTCGGGGGTGTAGCCGATGTCGCGTACGAGGTCGACCATGCCGCAGGCGTGGATCATCCGGACCGCGACCTGGCTCACGTCCGCGGGCAGGCCGGCGAGATCCGCCTCCGCCCGGATGGTGGCGAAGGACTGGCGATAGATGGCCGGTCCGTCCTTCTCGTACTCGTGCACAGTGGTGTCGCTCTCTTCATCGGGCGGGGGGTCGGGCAGAAAAGTATGGGGAGCAATCAGGTACGGGGAGTGCGGGCCGTCGCCACGGCGGTGGCGAGCGCGGCGGGGTCACCGGTGACGTGCTCCGGCGTCCCGGTCCGGCCGCCGTCCCGTACGACGGAGACCCGGTAGCCGCCGTCCGGTCCGGCGACGACGTCGACCCACTCGCCGCGGGGGTGGCCGCACCGCCGTTCGCACCCGGACCAGTGGACCGGCAGCGCGTCCGCGCGCGGCGCGACGGGCAGGGCCGCCGCCGCGTCACCTTGCACATCGGCCAGGGACTTGGCGCATCCGGGCCGCCCGACGCAGGCGCCCACGCCGGTCCACGGCGAGCGGTCCCCGGTGACCAGGCCGACGGCCTCCAGCGCGTCCAGCGCCCCGGCCACCCGGCCCCGCCGGACGCCGGGCACGACGACTCCGCGCCACGGGGTGAGCCGCAGATCGCCGGCGCCGTGGTCCCGGGCGAAATCCGTCAGCGCCCGCCATCGCGCCGCGTCGGCCCGCCCGAGGGGCAGCCCGACGGACAGCGCGTCCGTGTCGCCGGGGCCGGCCACCGCACCGAGCCCCGGGGGAGCGCCCCCCGGCACCGGTACGGCCCCGGGGGCGACGGGCAGCCCGGCGGCACGCAACCGCCGTACCACCGCATCGAACAACGACGCACCGCCGTCCGCCAGCTCCGCCACCCGCCACGCACCGGAACCGGAAGCGCTACGGGAACCCGAGGCGCTACAGGAACCGGCACCAGCAGCCGCACCGGCACCCGTAGCCGCACCGGCACCCGTAGCCGCACCGGAACCGCCCGCCGCCTCCAGGAACACCAGCGCCGCGAGCAGCGCGGCACCCGGCGCCTCGTCCGCCGGAATCCGCACCACCGGCTCCAGCGCACCGATCCGCAGCTCCGCGTCCCCGTCGCCCCGCGCCCGCAGCGTCACATCCGCGCCCAGCGCGTCCACATCGCCGCGTCCGTCGTCGAGCGCGAACAGGAACCGGCCCGACAGCCCGGCCGCCTCCTCGCTCGCGCACACCAGCGCGTCCAGCGCGGTCAGCCACGGGCGGACGTCGCGCGCACCGAGACCGTCGAGCCCGGACAGCGGGGAGGCCACCACATTGCGGACCCGCTCATGCCGTTCGGAGGGCAAAAGCCCCATTTCGTACATCCGGGAGGCCAGTTCACTCCCGCACTCCGCACCCAGCCCGCGCAGCTGCACATTGCCCCGCGAAGTGAGATACAGCTCACCATCGCCCAGCCGGCCGGCCAACTCCCGCAGGCCGTCCGCCTGCTCCCAGGTCAGCACGCCACCGGGCACCCGGACCCGCGCCAACGCCCCGTCGTCCGCCCGGTGGAGCCGCAGCGCACCGGGACAGGCGTCGCCACGAGCCCGGAAACGGACGTCACCGGGCTGCGCGAAACGGGGGGCTGGGGGAGGCATGGCGGCGAGCATACCGACCATCTCATCCGATCCGTATGACCCATCGTCGCCCCCGGGCCCTTACTATGCCCAGTGACGGACCTCCGGGTCCGTCGTCGCCACAGACGGCGACAGGGGAGGAAGCCCGGTGCGAATCCGGCGCGGTCCCGCCACTGTGAGCTTGGTCCCACCCGGACCGGGCGAGTCAGGAACTCCCTTCCCCGCACGTTCGGCAGGTCCGGGCAGGGGAGCTCTCGACACCGCCCGGGGCGTGGACACCCCGAGGAAGGCCAGACGCCGCATGATCCTGCTCCTGTCGACGTCCGACACCGACCTGCTCAGCGCCCGCGCCTCCGACGGACCGGTCAGCTACCGGTACGCGAACCCCTCCCGGCTCCCGCTCCAGGACCTGCCCGCGCTGCTGGACGGCACCGACCTCGTCGTCGTACGCCTCCTCGGCGGTGTCCGCGCCTGGCAGGACGGCCTCGACCAAGTCCTCGCCACCGGACGCCCCGTCGTGGTCCTCACCGGCGAACAGGCCCCCGACGCCCAGCTGATGGCCGCCTCCACCGTCCCCATCGGGATCGCCGCCGAGGCCCACGCCTACCTGGCGCACGGCGGCCCCGACAACCTGGACCAGCTCGCCCGGTTCCTGTCCGACACCGTCCTGCTCACCGGCCACGGCTTCGAACCGCCCGCCGCCGCACCCTCCTGGGGCCCGCTGGAGCGCACGCCCCGCGAGACCGAGGACGGCGCCCCCACGGTCGCGGTGCTCTACTACCGCGCCCACCACATGAGCGGCAACACCGCGTTCATCGAGACGCTGTGCCGCGCCGTCGAGGCCCAGGGCGCCCGCGCCCTCCCGCTGTACGTGGCCTCGCTGCGCACCCCCGAACCCGAGCTGATCGAGACCCTGCGGTCCGCCGACGCGATCGTGACCACGGTCCTCGCGGCGGGCGGTACCCGGCCCGCCGAGGCGTCGGCCGGCGGCGACGACGAGTCCTGGGACGCGGGCGCGCTCACCGCGCTCGACGTCCCGATCCTCCAGGCGCTCTGCCTCACCAGCTCCCACACCGACTGGCAGGACAACGACGAGGGCGTCTCCCCGCTGGACGCCGCGAGCCAGATCGCCGTCCCCGAGTTCGACGGCCGCCTGATCACCGTCCCGTTCTCCTTCAAGGAGATCGACGAGGACGGCCTGCCCTCCTACGTCGCCGACGACGAGCGCGCCGCCCGCGTCGCCGGCATCGCCGTCCGCCACGCCCGG is a genomic window of Streptomyces sp. NBC_00708 containing:
- a CDS encoding precorrin-8X methylmutase; translated protein: MHEYEKDGPAIYRQSFATIRAEADLAGLPADVSQVAVRMIHACGMVDLVRDIGYTPDAVARARAALRAGAPILCDVAMVASGVTRKRLPAGNEVVCTLSDPSVPGLAAELGTTRSAAALELWRDRLEGAVVAVGNAPTALFRLLEMIEEGAPRPAAVIGVPVGFVGAAESKDALAAHPSGLDHLIVRGRRGGSAIAAAALNAIASEEE
- a CDS encoding precorrin-2 C(20)-methyltransferase, whose translation is MTVSEQKTGRLYGVGLGPGDPNLMTLRAVEVIAGADVVAYHSARHGRSIARSIAAKHLRADHIEEALVYPVTTETTDHPGGYRGAMEDFYTEAAARLAVHLDAGRTVAVLAEGDPMFYGSYMHMHKRLADRYPTEVVPGVTSVSAAAARLGTPLAEGEEVLTILPGTLPEEELTARLAATDAAVVMKLGRTFPAVRRAFEASGRLPEARYVERATMAGERLGELADTDADSVPYFAVAVLPSRIDARPERAPGDGEVAVVGTGPAGPLWLTPETRGALAAADDLVGYTTYLDRVPVRPGQIRHGSDNKVESERAEFALDLARRGRRVAVVSGGDPGVFAMATAVLEVASQDAYADVPVRVLPGVTAANAAAARAGAPLGHDYATVSLSDRLKPWEVIAERLRAAASADLVLALYNPGSRSRTWQVGKARDLLLEHRSPDTPVVLGRDVGGPDESVRTVRLADLDPAEVDMRTILIVGSSQTRWERRGDGQQIVWTPRRYPEN
- the cobG gene encoding precorrin-3B synthase, producing the protein MVGMLAAMPPPAPRFAQPGDVRFRARGDACPGALRLHRADDGALARVRVPGGVLTWEQADGLRELAGRLGDGELYLTSRGNVQLRGLGAECGSELASRMYEMGLLPSERHERVRNVVASPLSGLDGLGARDVRPWLTALDALVCASEEAAGLSGRFLFALDDGRGDVDALGADVTLRARGDGDAELRIGALEPVVRIPADEAPGAALLAALVFLEAAGGSGAATGAGAATGAGAAAGAGSCSASGSRSASGSGAWRVAELADGGASLFDAVVRRLRAAGLPVAPGAVPVPGGAPPGLGAVAGPGDTDALSVGLPLGRADAARWRALTDFARDHGAGDLRLTPWRGVVVPGVRRGRVAGALDALEAVGLVTGDRSPWTGVGACVGRPGCAKSLADVQGDAAAALPVAPRADALPVHWSGCERRCGHPRGEWVDVVAGPDGGYRVSVVRDGGRTGTPEHVTGDPAALATAVATARTPRT